One genomic region from Conexibacter woesei DSM 14684 encodes:
- a CDS encoding replication-associated recombination protein A, translated as MSSLFEPPDPSEAELRAGAPLAARMRPRTLEEYVGQEHLLHDGSALRTAIEQGRPHSMILYGPPGAGKTTLARIVASSADAVFEELSAVQVGRPEVRAVIERAEQRRRMGRQTIFFLDEIHRFNKAQQDALLPAVEDGRLTLIGATTENPSYEVNGALLSRARLYALRELTEDHVLTLLRRAVERRECGLVSVDDDALELLAARSGGDARTALAALELACDTAPESKVTLEHAEDALQRRILHYDRASDHHYDTISAWIKATRGSDPDASLYYLAVMLEGGEDPRFIARRMVILASEDIGNADPQALVVAVAAADAVQLIGLPEGAHALAQAAVYLSLAPKSNAAYKALGAARQHVRDRGAAPPPVPLRSGGRGDGYDYPHDRPGHVSPQELLPDSVAGTRFWRPTATERALGERLERIRRARGRQP; from the coding sequence ATGAGCTCCCTCTTCGAGCCGCCCGACCCGAGCGAGGCGGAGCTGCGCGCGGGCGCGCCGCTGGCGGCGCGGATGCGGCCGCGGACGCTGGAGGAGTACGTCGGGCAGGAGCACCTGCTGCACGACGGCTCCGCGCTGCGGACCGCGATCGAGCAGGGCAGACCGCACTCGATGATCCTCTACGGCCCGCCGGGCGCGGGCAAGACGACGCTCGCGCGGATCGTCGCCTCCAGCGCCGACGCGGTCTTCGAGGAGCTGAGCGCGGTGCAGGTCGGCAGACCGGAGGTGCGCGCGGTGATCGAGCGCGCCGAGCAGCGCCGCCGGATGGGCCGCCAGACGATCTTCTTCCTCGACGAGATCCACCGCTTCAACAAGGCGCAGCAGGACGCGCTGCTGCCCGCCGTCGAGGACGGTCGCCTGACGCTGATCGGCGCGACGACCGAGAACCCCTCCTACGAGGTCAACGGCGCGCTGCTCTCGCGCGCCCGCCTCTACGCGCTGAGAGAGCTGACCGAGGACCATGTCCTGACGCTGCTGCGCCGCGCCGTCGAGCGCCGCGAGTGCGGGCTGGTGAGCGTCGACGACGACGCGCTGGAGCTGCTGGCGGCGCGTTCCGGCGGCGACGCGCGCACCGCGCTGGCGGCGCTGGAGCTGGCCTGCGACACCGCACCGGAGAGCAAGGTGACGCTGGAGCACGCCGAGGACGCGCTGCAGAGACGGATCCTCCACTACGACCGCGCCTCCGACCACCACTACGACACGATCTCGGCGTGGATCAAGGCGACGCGGGGTTCGGACCCCGACGCGTCGCTCTACTACCTCGCGGTGATGCTGGAGGGCGGCGAGGACCCGCGCTTCATCGCGCGGCGGATGGTGATCCTCGCCAGCGAGGACATCGGCAACGCCGACCCGCAGGCGCTCGTCGTCGCCGTCGCCGCGGCCGACGCGGTCCAGCTGATCGGCCTGCCGGAGGGCGCGCACGCGCTCGCGCAGGCGGCGGTGTACCTGTCGCTGGCGCCGAAGTCCAACGCCGCCTACAAGGCGCTCGGCGCGGCCCGCCAGCACGTGCGCGACCGCGGCGCCGCGCCGCCGCCGGTGCCGCTGCGGTCCGGCGGACGCGGCGACGGCTACGACTACCCGCACGACCGTCCCGGCCATGTCTCGCCACAGGAGCTGCTGCCCGACTCCGTCGCGGGGACGCGCTTCTGGAGACCGACCGCGACCGAGAGAGCGCTCGGCGAGCGGCTGGAGCGGATCCGCAGAGCGCGGGGCCGCCAGCCCTAG
- the ychF gene encoding redox-regulated ATPase YchF, which yields MKVGIVGMPNAGKSSLFNALTRAGAEAANYPFTTIEPNVAVVPVEDERIDALAELLGASEIVADSIDFHDIAGLVRGAHEGEGLGNQFLANIRETDAIIHVVRAHHDDNVIHPEGRVDPLSDIDTIETELIFADLEQAERRHARVVRAARGGDKVAIAEEAWLRELVAALQAGRPARTVEPPADAPNAIRELQPLTAKPVLFVANVDEGTDEVPAAIAEHAATHAAKAVAISSRIEAELSELDDEEAAVMREELGIAESGLQRIVRGAFDLLNLNAFFTVGSGVRAQSWHLRRGLTAWHAAGQIHSDIQRGFVRAEVIGWRELIDAGGYNAARERGTLRVEGRDYVMQDGDVITVKFTP from the coding sequence ATGAAGGTCGGGATCGTCGGCATGCCGAACGCGGGCAAGTCCTCGCTCTTCAACGCGCTCACGCGCGCAGGGGCGGAGGCCGCCAACTATCCGTTCACGACGATCGAGCCGAACGTCGCGGTCGTCCCGGTCGAGGACGAGCGCATCGACGCGCTCGCGGAGCTGCTCGGCGCCTCCGAGATCGTCGCCGACTCGATCGACTTCCACGACATCGCCGGGCTCGTCAGAGGCGCTCACGAGGGCGAGGGCCTCGGCAACCAGTTCCTCGCGAACATCCGCGAGACCGACGCGATCATCCACGTCGTCCGCGCGCACCACGACGACAACGTGATCCACCCCGAGGGCCGCGTCGACCCGCTCTCCGACATCGACACGATCGAGACCGAGCTGATCTTCGCCGACCTCGAGCAGGCCGAGCGCCGGCACGCGCGCGTCGTGCGCGCGGCGCGTGGCGGCGACAAGGTCGCGATCGCCGAGGAGGCGTGGCTGAGAGAGCTCGTCGCGGCGCTCCAGGCCGGGAGACCGGCGCGCACCGTCGAGCCGCCGGCCGACGCGCCGAACGCGATCCGCGAACTGCAGCCGCTGACCGCCAAGCCGGTCCTGTTCGTCGCCAACGTCGACGAGGGCACCGACGAGGTTCCGGCCGCGATCGCCGAGCACGCCGCGACGCACGCCGCCAAGGCGGTCGCGATCTCCTCCCGCATCGAGGCCGAGCTGTCCGAGCTCGACGACGAGGAAGCGGCCGTGATGCGCGAGGAGCTGGGGATCGCCGAGTCCGGCCTCCAGCGGATCGTCCGCGGCGCGTTCGACCTGCTGAACCTCAACGCGTTCTTCACCGTCGGCTCCGGCGTCCGCGCGCAGTCGTGGCACCTGCGCAGAGGGCTCACCGCCTGGCACGCCGCAGGCCAGATCCACTCGGACATCCAGAGAGGCTTCGTCCGCGCCGAGGTGATCGGCTGGAGAGAGCTGATCGACGCCGGCGGCTACAACGCGGCGAGAGAGCGCGGCACGCTCAGAGTCGAGGGCCGCGACTACGTGATGCAGGACGGCGACGTGATCACCGTCAAGTTCACGCCGTAG
- a CDS encoding precorrin-2 dehydrogenase/sirohydrochlorin ferrochelatase family protein yields the protein MPAQAYSGKECVCQYRKGICDQTCVRDMLDTPFYIACLKLRGRRSLVVGGGDVGLEKVEGLLACDGDVTVVAPDLQPELRRLADEGSIEWIARKYEPSDLEGTFMVIAATNDSEVNIGVYDDAEKRAMLVNVVDVPPLCNFILPAIVRTGPLAIAISTAGASPALAKRMKHEISQLFGEEYARLAIILNDARGWAKATLPTYQDRKEFFESIVNGAPDPIELIRAGDERAVLDIVAAAQRTHAPA from the coding sequence ATGCCAGCACAGGCCTACAGCGGCAAGGAATGCGTCTGCCAGTACCGCAAGGGGATCTGCGACCAGACCTGCGTCCGCGACATGCTCGACACGCCGTTCTACATCGCGTGCCTGAAGTTGAGAGGGCGCCGCAGCCTCGTCGTCGGCGGCGGCGACGTCGGCCTCGAGAAGGTCGAGGGGCTGCTCGCCTGCGACGGCGACGTGACCGTCGTCGCGCCCGACCTCCAGCCCGAGCTGCGCCGGCTCGCGGACGAGGGCTCGATCGAATGGATCGCGCGGAAGTACGAGCCGAGCGATCTCGAGGGCACCTTCATGGTGATCGCGGCGACGAACGACTCCGAGGTCAACATCGGCGTCTACGACGACGCCGAGAAGCGCGCGATGCTCGTCAACGTCGTCGACGTGCCGCCGCTGTGCAACTTCATCCTGCCGGCGATCGTCCGCACCGGCCCGCTCGCGATCGCGATCTCGACGGCCGGCGCCTCGCCGGCGCTGGCGAAGCGGATGAAGCACGAGATCTCGCAGCTGTTCGGCGAGGAGTACGCGCGCCTGGCGATCATCCTCAACGACGCCCGCGGCTGGGCGAAGGCGACGCTGCCGACCTATCAGGACCGCAAGGAGTTCTTCGAGTCGATCGTCAACGGCGCGCCGGACCCGATCGAGCTGATCAGAGCCGGCGACGAGCGCGCCGTGCTCGACATCGTCGCGGCGGCACAGCGGACGCACGCGCCCGCCTGA
- a CDS encoding sigma-70 family RNA polymerase sigma factor: MDLDLLIATHRRPIERHLRRYVGDPGLAEDLAQEVFLRAWLHAPRDVSEERQRAWLFRVARNAAIDALRARRPHDDTSLLDAVGGVAAAAAEDHDERLAIEAALAQLPARDRALVTLQFAGFGPTDAARLLQTTPEAARKRLTRARERFRVVYTDQRPVGEPPLVLLVARDTDTALYERWLGAAELRVRVVAPADAARQLATAHALVLSGSERDIHPAMYGQPVRSATDPRLDVDRADAAVLRDALATRMPVLGICRGHQLLNIVRGGTLHQDLSEQSSAADGHAQGTHRIGTRGSTLARRILGAQGAVPSVHHQAVARIGRGLNVGAISADGVVETIEDPRLPFAVGTQWHAELPEAGETGRRLRDALAQAAFRHAGAAPLPVAA, encoded by the coding sequence ATGGATCTCGACCTCCTCATCGCCACCCACCGCCGCCCGATCGAGCGCCATCTGCGCCGCTACGTCGGCGATCCCGGGCTTGCCGAGGACCTCGCCCAGGAGGTCTTCCTGCGGGCCTGGCTGCACGCTCCCCGCGACGTGAGCGAGGAGCGCCAGCGCGCCTGGCTCTTCCGCGTCGCGCGCAATGCCGCGATCGACGCGCTGCGCGCCCGTCGTCCGCACGACGACACGTCACTGCTCGACGCCGTGGGCGGCGTCGCGGCGGCGGCTGCCGAGGACCACGACGAGCGGCTCGCGATCGAGGCCGCGCTCGCGCAGCTGCCGGCGCGCGACCGCGCGCTCGTGACGCTCCAGTTCGCCGGCTTCGGCCCGACCGACGCCGCGCGGCTGCTGCAGACGACGCCGGAGGCCGCGCGCAAGCGGCTGACGCGGGCGCGCGAGCGCTTTCGCGTCGTCTACACCGACCAACGCCCGGTCGGCGAGCCGCCGCTGGTGCTGCTCGTCGCGCGCGACACGGACACCGCGCTGTACGAGCGGTGGCTCGGCGCCGCGGAGCTGCGCGTGCGCGTCGTCGCGCCCGCGGACGCGGCGCGCCAGCTCGCGACCGCGCACGCGCTCGTGCTGTCCGGCAGCGAGCGCGACATCCACCCCGCGATGTACGGGCAGCCGGTGCGCAGCGCGACGGATCCCCGTCTCGACGTCGACCGCGCCGACGCCGCGGTGCTGCGCGACGCGCTCGCGACGCGGATGCCGGTGCTCGGGATCTGCCGCGGCCACCAGCTGCTCAACATCGTGCGCGGCGGCACGCTGCACCAGGACCTCAGCGAGCAGTCCAGCGCCGCGGACGGCCACGCGCAGGGGACGCACCGGATCGGCACGCGCGGCAGCACGCTCGCGCGGCGGATCCTCGGCGCGCAGGGCGCGGTGCCGAGCGTCCACCACCAGGCCGTCGCGCGGATCGGGCGCGGTCTCAACGTCGGCGCGATCTCGGCCGACGGCGTCGTCGAGACGATCGAGGATCCGCGGCTGCCGTTCGCGGTCGGCACGCAGTGGCACGCCGAGCTGCCTGAGGCCGGCGAGACCGGCCGGCGGCTGCGCGACGCACTCGCCCAGGCAGCGTTCCGCCATGCGGGCGCCGCGCCGCTGCCCGTCGCGGCCTGA
- a CDS encoding M20/M25/M40 family metallo-hydrolase — protein sequence MPADLQSDTTELLQRLVQFDTVNPPGNERACQEYLAAHLTAAGFECELLGAVEERPNLVARLRGEQEGPTLCLLGHVDTVLAKPEEWEHDPWSGDVADGYLWGRGALDMKSQVAAEIAAATSLARDGWRPKKGDLLVVAVVDEETGGALGAQWLTENHPDKVRCDYLLNEGGGEYFEYRGKRRYGVCCAEKGVFRFTIATDGVAGHASQPKMGDNALLKMAPLLERLATRQPSYELTEAPAAFLRGLGENPDDPVAALARMEQVDPRLIPMFEPMFGVTFTPTRISASEKVNVIPSEARLRVDCRVPPGLDQQAVRRAIAEVLGPEDGFRISFDEQVEGNASPIGSRLREAINGWILNQDPGAATVPLILPGFTDSRHFRAAFPDCIAYGFFPQMHQSRFETAPLIHSANERIDVRDLGFAATFYRDVARELLR from the coding sequence ATGCCCGCCGACCTCCAATCCGACACCACGGAGCTGCTGCAGCGGCTCGTCCAGTTCGACACGGTCAACCCGCCCGGCAACGAGCGCGCCTGCCAGGAGTACCTCGCCGCGCACCTGACGGCAGCCGGCTTCGAGTGCGAGCTGCTCGGCGCGGTGGAGGAGCGGCCGAACCTCGTCGCGCGGCTGCGCGGGGAGCAGGAGGGGCCGACGCTGTGCCTGCTCGGCCACGTCGACACCGTCCTCGCCAAGCCGGAGGAGTGGGAGCACGACCCGTGGTCAGGCGACGTCGCCGACGGTTACCTGTGGGGGCGCGGCGCGCTCGACATGAAGTCGCAGGTGGCGGCGGAGATCGCTGCCGCGACGTCGCTCGCGCGCGACGGCTGGCGGCCGAAGAAGGGCGATCTGCTCGTCGTCGCCGTCGTCGACGAGGAGACCGGCGGCGCGCTCGGCGCGCAATGGCTGACGGAGAACCACCCGGACAAGGTCCGCTGCGATTACCTCCTCAACGAAGGTGGCGGCGAGTACTTCGAGTACCGCGGCAAGCGCCGCTACGGGGTCTGCTGCGCCGAGAAGGGCGTCTTCCGCTTCACGATCGCGACGGACGGCGTCGCCGGCCACGCGTCGCAGCCGAAGATGGGCGACAACGCGCTGCTGAAGATGGCGCCGCTCCTGGAGCGGCTCGCGACGCGCCAGCCGTCCTACGAGCTGACCGAGGCGCCCGCCGCGTTCCTGCGCGGCCTCGGCGAGAACCCCGACGACCCGGTCGCCGCGCTGGCGCGGATGGAGCAGGTCGACCCGCGCCTGATCCCGATGTTCGAGCCGATGTTCGGCGTCACGTTCACGCCGACGCGCATCTCTGCCTCGGAGAAGGTCAACGTGATCCCCAGCGAGGCGCGGCTGAGAGTCGACTGCCGTGTCCCGCCCGGGCTCGACCAGCAGGCCGTGCGCCGCGCGATCGCCGAGGTGCTGGGACCGGAGGACGGCTTCCGCATCTCGTTCGACGAGCAGGTCGAGGGCAACGCCTCGCCGATCGGCTCGCGGCTGCGGGAGGCGATCAACGGCTGGATCCTCAACCAGGACCCCGGCGCCGCGACCGTGCCGCTGATCCTGCCCGGCTTCACCGACTCGCGGCACTTCCGCGCCGCCTTCCCCGACTGCATCGCCTACGGCTTCTTCCCGCAGATGCACCAGAGCCGTTTCGAGACCGCGCCGCTGATCCACAGCGCCAACGAGCGGATCGACGTGCGCGATCTCGGCTTCGCGGCGACGTTCTACCGGGACGTCGCACGGGAACTGCTGAGATAG
- a CDS encoding MogA/MoaB family molybdenum cofactor biosynthesis protein yields the protein MQTAVLTISTTLARGEGEDRSGAELERLAAAAGCEVVARDRVTDDRSAIASVLRGYASERLPLVFTTGGTGLTPDDHTPEATRDVIEREAPGFAEALRAESLKHTPYAMASRGVSGIAGRTLIVNLPGSPKAIAELFPVLAPVLEHVVAQLSREGGRSARH from the coding sequence GTGCAGACCGCCGTCCTGACGATCTCGACGACGCTCGCCCGCGGCGAGGGCGAGGACCGCTCCGGCGCCGAGCTGGAGCGGCTGGCGGCCGCGGCCGGCTGCGAGGTCGTCGCACGCGACCGCGTCACCGACGACCGCTCCGCGATCGCCTCGGTCCTGCGCGGCTACGCCAGCGAGCGGCTGCCGCTCGTCTTCACGACCGGCGGGACCGGCCTGACGCCCGACGACCACACGCCCGAGGCGACGCGCGACGTGATCGAGCGCGAGGCGCCCGGCTTCGCGGAGGCGCTGCGCGCCGAGTCGCTCAAGCACACGCCGTACGCGATGGCGTCGCGCGGGGTAAGCGGGATCGCCGGGCGCACGCTGATCGTCAACCTGCCCGGCAGCCCGAAGGCGATCGCCGAGCTGTTTCCCGTGCTGGCGCCGGTGCTGGAGCACGTCGTCGCCCAGCTGAGCCGCGAGGGTGGACGCAGCGCCCGCCATTGA
- the moaC gene encoding cyclic pyranopterin monophosphate synthase MoaC: protein MGELTHLDEQGRARMVDVGDKPVSDRRAVARATVRMTPATAAAVRDGDAPKGDVISTARIAGIQAAKRTSELIPLCHGLPLSSVDVEAEIDAEAGRVTLTATARTRAQTGVEMEALTAASIAALTVYDMVKALEKGVEIAEVVLLEKSGGRSGDWRRGE from the coding sequence ATGGGCGAGCTGACGCATCTCGACGAGCAGGGCCGGGCGCGGATGGTCGACGTCGGCGACAAGCCGGTCAGCGACCGTCGCGCCGTCGCGCGCGCGACCGTGCGGATGACGCCGGCGACGGCAGCCGCCGTGCGTGACGGCGACGCGCCGAAGGGCGACGTGATCTCGACCGCGCGGATCGCCGGCATCCAGGCCGCGAAGCGGACCTCCGAGCTGATCCCGCTGTGCCACGGTCTGCCGCTCTCCTCCGTCGACGTCGAGGCCGAGATCGACGCCGAAGCCGGCCGCGTGACGCTCACCGCGACCGCCCGCACCCGCGCCCAGACGGGCGTCGAGATGGAGGCGCTGACGGCCGCGTCGATCGCGGCGCTGACCGTCTACGACATGGTCAAGGCGCTGGAGAAGGGCGTCGAGATCGCCGAGGTCGTGCTGCTGGAGAAGTCCGGCGGCCGCTCCGGCGACTGGCGCCGCGGCGAGTAA
- the mce gene encoding methylmalonyl-CoA epimerase: MLGRIDHIGVAVEDLDEALKTYADGLAMPVVHRETVEEQGVEAILLDVGEGHVELLAPLGPDTPVGKYLAKKGPGLHHVAYQVEDIEAVLASLKASGMRLIDETPRIGIRGSKVAFVHPAATGGVLTEIVQPAEGH; this comes from the coding sequence ATGCTCGGCCGCATCGATCACATCGGCGTCGCCGTCGAGGACCTCGACGAAGCGCTGAAGACCTACGCCGACGGACTGGCCATGCCGGTCGTCCATCGCGAGACCGTCGAGGAGCAGGGCGTCGAGGCGATCCTGCTCGACGTCGGCGAGGGCCACGTCGAGCTGCTCGCCCCGCTCGGTCCCGACACGCCCGTCGGCAAGTACCTGGCGAAGAAGGGCCCCGGTCTCCACCACGTCGCCTACCAGGTGGAGGACATCGAAGCGGTGCTCGCCTCGCTGAAGGCGTCGGGCATGCGGCTGATCGACGAGACGCCGCGGATCGGCATCCGCGGCTCGAAGGTCGCCTTCGTGCACCCTGCGGCCACCGGCGGCGTGCTCACAGAGATCGTCCAACCCGCGGAGGGACACTGA
- a CDS encoding phosphatase PAP2 family protein, translated as MRFPAPLQALDLAGLRLTRTLGHTPALERAVRSYSLLGQYSAGWLAIGAAGVVLDRPRRGRWARALAGVGVAYVANQTIKFAVRRPRPQLDDLPQLMHTPTQLSFPSAHATSSFAAAHAYAGLLPAGPLRIAAWAMAGSRLYLGVHWPSDIVIGAALGTAIGKGART; from the coding sequence GTGAGGTTCCCGGCCCCGCTGCAGGCGCTCGACCTCGCCGGTCTGCGCCTGACGCGCACGCTAGGGCACACCCCGGCGCTGGAGCGCGCGGTCCGCTCGTACTCCCTGCTGGGTCAGTACTCCGCCGGCTGGCTGGCGATCGGCGCGGCCGGCGTCGTGCTCGACCGGCCGCGGCGCGGTCGCTGGGCCAGAGCGCTCGCCGGCGTCGGCGTCGCCTACGTCGCCAACCAGACGATCAAGTTCGCCGTCCGCCGTCCGCGGCCGCAGCTCGACGACCTGCCGCAGCTGATGCACACGCCGACGCAGCTCAGCTTCCCGAGCGCGCACGCGACCTCGTCGTTCGCGGCCGCTCACGCGTACGCGGGCCTGCTGCCCGCCGGCCCGCTGCGGATCGCGGCGTGGGCGATGGCGGGCTCGCGGCTGTACCTCGGCGTGCACTGGCCGTCGGACATCGTCATAGGCGCCGCGCTCGGCACGGCGATCGGCAAGGGAGCACGCACATGA
- a CDS encoding nicotinate phosphoribosyltransferase has protein sequence MRDRLDPDTFRLPVERIRDGWYSDAYFVSTKRLLEDDSRHPRVLLQVFQKRDSLLGGIDEAIAVLKLCSGRRAADGAWIPGWDELEVRALREGDRIAPREAVLTIEGDYTLFAHLETVYLGTLARRSLVMRNVREVVEAARGKQIFYFPARHDHWLVQTGDGWAAHVAGAIGVSTEAQASWWGGRGIGTVPHGLVAAYGGDTVLAATKFADRFHPDVNVTVLVDWDNDSVATALAVAEALGDRLWGVRLDTGEQLVDRSLWEEMGDFVPTGVNPRLVEKVRAALDAAGRTDVRIVASGGFDAERIRRFEAAGVPVDAYGVGSSLIRGSNDYTGDVVRVDGRPCAKVGRAESPNPRLERVE, from the coding sequence ATGCGCGACCGGCTCGATCCGGACACCTTCAGGCTCCCGGTCGAGCGGATCCGCGACGGCTGGTACTCGGACGCGTACTTCGTCTCGACCAAGCGGTTGCTCGAAGACGACAGCCGGCACCCGCGCGTGCTGCTGCAGGTGTTCCAGAAGCGCGATTCGCTGCTCGGCGGGATCGACGAGGCGATCGCGGTGCTGAAGCTCTGCTCCGGCCGTCGCGCCGCCGACGGCGCCTGGATCCCCGGCTGGGACGAGCTGGAGGTGCGCGCGCTCCGCGAGGGCGACCGCATCGCGCCGCGCGAGGCGGTCCTGACGATCGAGGGCGACTACACGCTGTTCGCCCACCTGGAGACCGTCTACCTCGGCACGCTCGCGCGCCGCTCGCTCGTGATGCGCAACGTCCGCGAGGTCGTCGAGGCGGCGCGCGGCAAGCAGATCTTCTACTTCCCCGCCCGCCACGACCACTGGCTCGTGCAGACCGGCGACGGCTGGGCTGCGCACGTGGCCGGCGCGATCGGCGTCTCGACCGAGGCGCAGGCGTCGTGGTGGGGCGGGCGCGGGATCGGCACCGTCCCGCACGGCCTTGTCGCCGCGTACGGCGGCGACACCGTGCTCGCCGCGACGAAGTTCGCCGACCGCTTCCACCCCGACGTCAACGTGACCGTGCTGGTCGACTGGGACAACGACTCCGTCGCGACCGCGCTGGCGGTGGCAGAGGCGCTCGGCGACCGCCTCTGGGGTGTGCGGCTCGACACCGGCGAGCAGCTCGTCGACCGCTCGCTGTGGGAGGAGATGGGCGACTTCGTCCCGACCGGCGTCAACCCGCGTCTGGTCGAGAAGGTCCGCGCCGCGCTCGACGCGGCCGGCCGCACGGACGTGCGGATCGTCGCCTCCGGCGGCTTCGACGCCGAGCGGATCCGCCGCTTCGAGGCGGCCGGCGTGCCGGTCGACGCCTACGGCGTCGGCTCGTCGCTGATCCGCGGCTCCAACGACTACACCGGCGACGTCGTGCGCGTCGACGGGCGGCCGTGCGCGAAGGTCGGGCGGGCCGAGTCGCCGAACCCGCGCCTGGAGCGCGTCGAGTAG
- a CDS encoding ATP-binding cassette domain-containing protein — MGRRYGERYALRDVSVTVQTGATLVVFGPNGAGKSTLLRVLATLLRPHGGEVTVLGESLPRRDWAVRGKVGLLAHDALLYRDLSARENLRFHARLHKVDEARVEELLERTRLIGRAEDPVRTLSRGLLQRVAVCRAILHDPPLLLLDEPRANLDPAAAELIEPLIGRASGRTRVITSHDPAGGLAEADVALGLRDGRPALLAATGEVDVRAVEELYR; from the coding sequence GTGGGGCGCCGCTACGGCGAGCGCTACGCGCTGCGCGACGTGTCCGTGACGGTACAGACGGGCGCGACGCTCGTCGTCTTCGGCCCCAACGGCGCGGGCAAGTCGACGCTGCTGCGCGTGCTCGCGACGCTGCTGCGGCCGCACGGCGGCGAGGTGACCGTGCTCGGCGAGTCGCTGCCGAGAAGAGACTGGGCGGTGCGCGGCAAGGTCGGTCTGCTGGCGCACGACGCGCTGTTGTACAGAGACCTCAGCGCACGCGAGAACCTGCGCTTCCACGCCCGCCTGCACAAGGTCGACGAGGCGCGCGTCGAGGAGCTGCTGGAGCGCACGCGCCTGATCGGCCGCGCTGAGGACCCCGTCCGCACGCTCTCGCGCGGGCTGCTGCAGCGCGTCGCGGTCTGCCGCGCGATCCTGCACGACCCGCCGCTGCTGCTGCTCGACGAGCCGCGCGCGAACCTCGACCCGGCCGCCGCCGAGCTGATCGAGCCGCTGATCGGCCGCGCGAGCGGCCGTACGCGCGTGATCACCAGCCACGATCCGGCCGGCGGGCTGGCGGAGGCGGATGTCGCGCTCGGCCTGCGCGACGGCAGACCGGCGCTGCTGGCGGCGACCGGCGAAGTCGACGTGCGCGCCGTCGAGGAGCTGTACCGGTGA
- a CDS encoding oxygenase MpaB family protein encodes MTAPGVFDDDAMIRRVHREQVVALAGPRALLMQAAHPVAFAGFFAHTGAMDEPYERLHRTAEAVDLVVFGPRAEAERVTAIVRGVHAGIRGKLTEPAGRFPAGTPYAAGDPALLLWILATLVDSGLVVYQRYVRALTRDERDAYWRDYREFGRLFGLRDRDMPQTIEEFDQYMRAMLAGGDLHVGEHAREVAVEIVMRPPVPLRTRPLLELANFVTVGLLPRQIRRQYGFSWDPARGLALRGGAEYAKRVLVPLLPHRFRYVRRASPAAARA; translated from the coding sequence ATGACTGCTCCCGGGGTGTTCGACGACGATGCGATGATCCGCCGCGTGCACCGCGAGCAGGTCGTCGCGCTCGCCGGCCCGCGCGCGCTGCTGATGCAGGCCGCGCACCCGGTCGCGTTCGCCGGCTTCTTCGCTCACACCGGCGCGATGGACGAGCCGTACGAGCGCCTTCACCGCACCGCCGAGGCGGTTGACCTCGTCGTCTTCGGCCCGCGGGCGGAGGCCGAGCGCGTGACGGCGATCGTGCGTGGCGTCCACGCCGGGATCCGCGGAAAGCTGACCGAGCCGGCCGGCCGCTTCCCGGCCGGGACGCCGTACGCCGCCGGCGACCCGGCGCTGCTGCTGTGGATCCTCGCGACGCTCGTCGACTCCGGCCTCGTCGTCTACCAGCGCTACGTGCGCGCGCTCACGCGTGACGAGCGCGACGCCTACTGGCGCGATTACCGCGAGTTCGGCCGCCTCTTCGGGCTGCGCGACCGCGACATGCCGCAGACGATCGAGGAGTTCGACCAGTACATGCGCGCGATGCTGGCGGGCGGTGACCTGCACGTCGGCGAGCACGCGCGCGAGGTCGCGGTCGAGATCGTGATGCGCCCGCCGGTCCCGCTGCGCACCCGTCCGCTGCTGGAGCTGGCGAACTTCGTCACGGTCGGGCTGCTGCCGAGGCAGATCCGCCGCCAGTACGGCTTCTCGTGGGACCCGGCGCGCGGGCTCGCGCTGCGCGGCGGCGCCGAGTACGCCAAGCGCGTGCTCGTGCCGCTGCTGCCGCACCGCTTCCGCTACGTGCGCCGTGCGTCGCCGGCGGCGGCCCGCGCCTAG